From the Pseudoalteromonas tunicata genome, one window contains:
- a CDS encoding SDR family oxidoreductase codes for MAQHVVITGANRGIGLSFCQFYLALGYQVTAVVRQPSDELTALNVAVIDNIDVSQADDVTRLAQALTGQKIDILINNAGIFHNESLTNMDFAAIELQLAINALAPIRVTHALLANLASGSKVAMITSRMGSIADNSSGAYIGYRMSKAALNAASVSMAHELKGQGIAVAILHPGFVQTQMVGFAGDISPTQAAERLAQRIEQLTLVNSGTFWHSNGDVLPW; via the coding sequence ATGGCTCAACATGTTGTCATAACTGGTGCTAATAGAGGCATTGGTTTAAGTTTTTGTCAGTTTTATTTAGCGTTAGGATATCAAGTGACTGCGGTTGTTCGCCAACCATCTGATGAGCTTACAGCACTTAATGTCGCCGTGATTGATAATATTGATGTGAGTCAGGCTGATGATGTTACGCGTTTAGCACAAGCGCTGACTGGTCAGAAAATTGATATATTAATCAACAACGCTGGTATTTTTCATAACGAAAGCCTGACAAATATGGATTTTGCAGCGATTGAATTGCAACTTGCTATTAATGCATTAGCACCCATTCGAGTTACCCATGCATTATTGGCAAATTTAGCTTCTGGTAGCAAAGTGGCGATGATCACCAGCCGAATGGGGTCTATTGCGGATAATAGCTCAGGTGCTTACATCGGATATCGCATGTCGAAGGCGGCACTCAATGCTGCCAGTGTGAGTATGGCACATGAACTTAAAGGCCAAGGGATTGCTGTAGCGATACTTCACCCAGGTTTTGTACAAACTCAAATGGTTGGATTTGCTGGTGATATCAGCCCAACACAAGCCGCTGAGCGACTAGCGCAGCGAATTGAACAGCTCACTTTAGTTAATAGTGGCACTTTTTGGCATTCAAATGGTGACGTTTTACCTTGGTAG
- a CDS encoding VOC family protein, with protein MANFTSHIAGTFCWPELCTHNWQQGKKFYCELFGWGSDDQPIGPDTYYTMLQKEGLDIAAMYQMENDRIELEVPSHWLNYIAVDDVEAKVLKAQKLGAELLHGPHTVGDAGKMALLVEPEGAVFALWQGMLHPGSRKLKEPNTMCWNELASRNSANSQAFYCQLFDWQVEAVDMEGMAYIFFKQGNEKVAGMLEMNEQWSEIPPHWMTYFAVENCDEIAAQAQALGAVICVPPTDFKDVGRFSVLTDPQGADFSIIELMAK; from the coding sequence ATGGCAAATTTCACATCGCACATAGCGGGTACATTCTGTTGGCCAGAGTTGTGCACCCATAATTGGCAGCAAGGAAAAAAATTCTATTGTGAATTATTTGGATGGGGCTCTGATGATCAACCGATAGGCCCTGATACTTATTACACTATGCTGCAAAAAGAGGGGCTTGATATTGCAGCTATGTATCAAATGGAAAATGATAGAATTGAGCTTGAAGTGCCGAGTCATTGGCTAAACTACATTGCAGTTGATGATGTTGAAGCTAAAGTATTAAAAGCACAGAAGTTAGGCGCTGAGTTATTACATGGCCCACATACTGTGGGTGATGCAGGTAAAATGGCATTATTGGTCGAGCCTGAAGGTGCCGTATTTGCGCTGTGGCAGGGAATGTTACATCCAGGTTCGCGTAAACTTAAAGAGCCAAATACTATGTGTTGGAATGAACTTGCCAGCCGTAATTCAGCTAATAGCCAAGCATTTTATTGTCAGTTATTTGATTGGCAAGTTGAAGCGGTTGATATGGAAGGCATGGCATACATATTTTTTAAACAAGGCAATGAAAAAGTTGCAGGTATGTTGGAAATGAATGAGCAATGGTCTGAAATCCCACCACATTGGATGACCTATTTTGCTGTCGAAAATTGTGATGAAATTGCAGCGCAAGCGCAAGCCTTAGGTGCAGTTATTTGTGTACCTCCGACTGATTTTAAAGATGTCGGCCGTTTTAGTGTGCTGACAGATCCACAAGGCGCAGACTTTTCAATAATCGAGTTAATGGCTAAATAA
- a CDS encoding methyl-accepting chemotaxis protein, with translation MFNSLTIKRKLQVLAVIALASLLALSLLNFHIANQKQVLANAKVELVHIQNAVSDTLRVEVAFLAEPDKTHLNQMKDIIDRSLKASEALQNSVKKLDFKSTKLQLVDNAFHDYFASFNQIHQTMDQYGFDQNQGIRGQLRSKVHELEAWLDKNQDDKALILLLQIRRSEKDFIIRGDNKYVDKVADGVKKLRSHLATQGANQLYILDQYLVAFNQAADKYNQLGYKNNTTGLKSELNRAQQTLDTALESLVAELEILQGEVYGNAQTMQWSLSIAMAIFMIVFLMVIIRSITYSIDSAIDDIAKVTATGDLRLTIRKHSNDEIGQLAHSVNELLVKFLSVIRSIHSAVDIVNTESTRVAVSVDQSGQQLVQQKMEVETVASAVTEMGAVAHDIAINAENTAKRVNAVSNNAKSGQVQVQTTISQMTQLSNQLVESAKQVYLLQDKSNAISAVMTVIKGIAEQTNLLALNAAIEAARAGEQGRGFAVVADEVRSLAVKTQESTSEITEIINQLQSSTSAIVGSIDQCKQQGLATAEQTQLAGAAFADIIADISEISEMTSTIAVAVEQQSTVAQEINQNIVRISDYADELANNSQQNAHASSQVSEQAHQLDEATSWFKS, from the coding sequence AAAGTTGAACTTGTGCATATTCAAAATGCAGTATCCGATACTTTACGAGTTGAAGTTGCGTTTCTTGCAGAGCCTGATAAGACCCATTTAAATCAAATGAAAGATATTATTGATAGGAGTCTTAAAGCGAGTGAAGCACTCCAAAATAGTGTTAAAAAACTTGATTTTAAATCAACTAAATTGCAATTAGTTGATAATGCATTTCATGATTATTTTGCTAGCTTTAATCAAATTCATCAGACTATGGATCAATATGGCTTTGATCAAAACCAAGGCATACGTGGTCAATTAAGAAGTAAAGTACATGAATTAGAAGCTTGGTTAGATAAAAATCAAGATGATAAAGCCCTTATTTTATTGTTGCAAATCCGCCGTAGTGAAAAGGATTTTATTATTCGAGGTGACAACAAATATGTTGATAAAGTCGCAGATGGTGTCAAAAAATTACGCTCGCATTTAGCGACGCAAGGCGCTAACCAATTATATATTTTAGACCAGTACCTTGTGGCGTTTAATCAAGCGGCAGATAAATACAATCAACTGGGTTATAAAAATAATACGACGGGCTTAAAATCAGAGCTTAACCGCGCGCAACAAACCCTTGATACTGCACTTGAAAGTTTGGTTGCTGAATTAGAAATTTTGCAAGGCGAAGTTTATGGCAATGCGCAAACTATGCAATGGAGTTTAAGCATTGCGATGGCTATTTTCATGATTGTCTTTCTTATGGTTATTATTCGTTCCATTACCTATAGCATTGATAGTGCAATTGATGACATTGCAAAAGTAACAGCAACAGGAGACTTACGTTTAACAATTCGCAAACACAGCAATGATGAGATTGGTCAATTAGCTCATTCAGTTAATGAGTTGTTGGTTAAGTTTTTATCTGTGATAAGAAGTATTCATAGTGCAGTTGATATTGTTAATACTGAATCAACGCGAGTTGCGGTGAGTGTTGATCAAAGTGGCCAGCAACTTGTGCAACAAAAAATGGAAGTTGAAACGGTGGCCAGTGCAGTAACTGAAATGGGCGCTGTGGCGCACGATATAGCAATTAATGCCGAAAATACTGCCAAACGTGTTAATGCTGTGTCTAATAACGCTAAAAGCGGTCAAGTCCAAGTACAGACCACAATTTCGCAAATGACACAGTTGAGTAATCAGCTGGTAGAATCAGCTAAGCAAGTGTATTTATTGCAAGATAAAAGTAACGCAATTAGTGCAGTGATGACGGTTATTAAAGGAATTGCGGAGCAAACAAATTTATTAGCGCTTAATGCTGCAATTGAAGCCGCTCGAGCGGGTGAGCAAGGCCGAGGATTTGCAGTGGTAGCAGATGAAGTGCGTTCACTTGCTGTAAAAACGCAAGAGTCGACTTCTGAAATCACAGAAATTATTAATCAATTACAATCAAGTACTTCGGCAATTGTGGGCAGTATTGATCAATGTAAGCAGCAAGGCTTGGCTACAGCAGAGCAAACTCAACTCGCTGGAGCTGCGTTTGCCGATATTATTGCAGATATTAGTGAAATTTCAGAAATGACTTCAACTATAGCTGTAGCTGTAGAACAGCAATCGACAGTGGCTCAAGAAATAAACCAAAATATTGTCAGGATCAGTGATTACGCTGATGAGCTTGCTAACAACTCTCAGCAAAATGCGCATGCATCGTCACAAGTTTCTGAGCAGGCACATCAACTTGATGAAGCAACTAGTTGGTTTAAAAGTTAA